A portion of the Rubritalea squalenifaciens DSM 18772 genome contains these proteins:
- a CDS encoding glycosyltransferase family 4 protein, which translates to MADIELILGNSNKRFSGVTSTMLQVLSVQKDLIPTAVMGPHHLAKDTPVLNFWQTAKLCRKPLPDGRSRVFHARRNDEMIQALLLKKLFGAKLKIAFTSTAQRHHSGLTKYLISQVDGIISTCSAAASYLERKPDIIVPHGIDESIYSPAAEKAKAWQELGYPGKYGIGIFGRVRHQKGIDVLVDAVLPLLEKHPDFTVIIGGEITPSNKAFVDEQKAKAENAGVGERLMFIGKQPFERLPILFRSMSIVAALSRNEGFGLTVLEAMASGTAVIASEAGAWKDIITDDSLGYCVPCGDVHATREKLDLMMADPERLLQLGVNGRKHVEQHYTIQREATQLTDYLRSLA; encoded by the coding sequence ATGGCAGACATCGAACTCATCCTTGGTAATTCCAACAAGCGCTTTTCGGGCGTGACTTCGACGATGCTGCAAGTGCTCTCAGTCCAGAAGGACCTAATCCCAACAGCGGTGATGGGTCCACACCACCTGGCAAAAGACACCCCTGTCCTAAACTTTTGGCAAACAGCCAAGCTGTGCCGCAAGCCTCTCCCGGACGGACGCTCGCGTGTCTTTCATGCGCGCCGCAATGACGAGATGATTCAGGCCCTGCTGCTCAAGAAGCTCTTTGGGGCCAAACTCAAGATCGCCTTCACCTCGACGGCCCAGCGCCATCACTCAGGTCTCACCAAGTACCTCATCTCGCAGGTGGATGGCATTATCTCCACCTGCTCCGCAGCCGCCTCCTATCTAGAACGCAAGCCAGACATCATCGTCCCTCACGGCATTGATGAGTCTATCTATTCACCTGCCGCAGAAAAGGCCAAGGCATGGCAAGAGCTTGGCTATCCAGGCAAGTATGGCATCGGCATCTTTGGCAGGGTTCGTCACCAGAAAGGGATCGATGTCCTCGTGGATGCCGTCCTGCCTCTGCTAGAGAAACACCCTGACTTTACCGTCATCATCGGCGGAGAGATCACCCCTTCCAACAAAGCTTTTGTCGACGAACAGAAGGCCAAAGCCGAGAATGCTGGGGTAGGAGAGCGACTCATGTTCATCGGCAAGCAGCCATTCGAGCGCCTGCCTATCCTGTTTCGCTCCATGTCGATCGTCGCAGCCTTGTCACGCAATGAGGGTTTCGGCCTCACCGTATTGGAAGCCATGGCCTCAGGCACCGCTGTCATCGCCTCCGAAGCGGGAGCATGGAAAGACATCATTACTGATGATTCCCTGGGCTACTGCGTCCCTTGTGGAGATGTACATGCGACCCGAGAGAAACTGGACCTCATGATGGCAGATCCAGAGCGACTGCTTCAACTTGGCGTGAATGGCCGCAAGCATGTGGAGCAGCACTACACGATCCAGCGTGAAGCTACTCAGCTCACAGACTACCTGCGATCATTGGCATAA
- a CDS encoding ELM1/GtrOC1 family putative glycosyltransferase — MHKMTAVSDSRELARKVVILDEGSTGHVVQSRGLAKELSKRLPVEVLEYRIPCRLPRKFARSLGKRLLDSPLWKCGVGWIHPLKGIDLQSCDVLVASGPHALNALRYLGRLGNCPTVFVQGTLNIPEGQMDLIVRPDEGEERSDYVFIPVLFTEIDPNELTANQESLQAKYGTDEKLKALFIGNSSAKIVFEDRDWDDLAEFVNRSWSLDGVRWLISTSYRTGGELERRLRNRLNPAAIAKAVWYSEMPEKITKEYLSLACEVYVTMDSLTMATEAVCSGKPCYLYSSQSAMKLNENTHVRYIRGLVENGYAQVFDGGTQPAELESLNGHEPDYSEAVNLILQRIGWRQ, encoded by the coding sequence ATGCATAAGATGACCGCAGTCAGTGATAGCCGGGAATTGGCTCGTAAAGTCGTGATTCTCGATGAGGGAAGCACGGGTCATGTCGTGCAATCTCGTGGATTGGCGAAGGAGTTGTCCAAAAGACTGCCTGTTGAGGTCCTGGAATATAGAATTCCATGTCGGTTGCCTCGGAAATTCGCACGTTCACTAGGAAAGCGCTTACTGGATAGCCCTCTCTGGAAATGTGGGGTGGGCTGGATTCATCCACTCAAAGGGATCGATCTGCAGTCCTGTGATGTTTTGGTGGCAAGTGGGCCGCACGCCCTGAATGCTCTGCGCTATTTGGGGAGGCTGGGGAATTGCCCAACGGTATTCGTACAAGGCACTCTGAATATTCCCGAGGGGCAGATGGACCTGATCGTGCGACCAGATGAAGGTGAGGAGCGTTCAGACTATGTCTTCATCCCGGTGCTTTTTACCGAGATCGACCCAAACGAGTTGACCGCAAATCAAGAGTCGCTGCAGGCGAAGTATGGCACGGATGAAAAGCTCAAAGCTCTCTTCATCGGCAATAGCTCGGCCAAGATTGTCTTTGAAGATAGGGACTGGGATGATCTGGCTGAGTTTGTGAACCGCAGCTGGAGCCTGGATGGGGTGCGCTGGCTGATTTCTACTTCCTACCGGACTGGTGGCGAGCTTGAGCGCAGGCTCAGAAATAGGCTGAACCCGGCAGCGATCGCCAAAGCAGTCTGGTATAGCGAGATGCCTGAAAAAATTACCAAGGAATATCTCTCCTTGGCGTGTGAGGTCTATGTGACCATGGACAGCCTGACGATGGCAACCGAGGCTGTATGCTCTGGCAAACCATGTTACTTGTATAGCTCTCAATCAGCGATGAAGCTGAATGAAAATACTCATGTTCGCTACATTAGAGGACTCGTTGAGAATGGTTACGCCCAAGTATTTGATGGAGGAACTCAGCCGGCTGAGCTTGAAAGTCTGAATGGCCATGAGCCCGATTATTCAGAGGCCGTGAACCTTATTTTACAACGCATCGGATGGCGCCAATGA